The DNA segment GCCCACATAGGCGTTCAGCACACTCTCGATATTTTTCTGCTGCTGAATATCATCGAGTATTGCAGACAGGGATTCCGGGGTTTGGTGAAGAGTCCAATCCAGTGCGGCGACCGGCGCGTAATAGCGAGCCCAACCAGAAATCGGCGCTGTGCTTAATCGTTCAACAGGAATCTCGCTACCTGCCAAATCTCTAGTCGTCTTGTCGGAGTAGCGGACCAGTACATCATCAAGTACTTCGATACCGTCGATTTCTGCAACACACAGCAGGCCTATCGCTCCCGAAACGCCATCGCTGAGCCATGCCGAACTGGCAATACGTCGTAAATCCGACCTGGCAACAAGATGCTGCCTGGCCAAGGCTCGGGCAATATCAACCCGCCTCAGCCAACGTCCTGTTCCCTCATCGGCGATATCCCAGTGAGGCCCTTCGGACAATTGCAGCAAGGTACCGCTGGCTCGAGTCTCGCCGAGCCCTCTTGGCCACTGGGCAATCCGCTTAATTTCGATATCCGTACCCAGCCGCTCATTAACGCAGGCCTGCATCTGCCCCACATCTTTTGCAATGGCAGGAACCATAGTAGAGCGGCTGGAATCATGGGCAATTTCAAAACCATCGAATACTGCAAGTTCCGTATCAGGTGCCCATTGAATGACGAAATCCAAGGGACCAGTTGTACTGCCGTGTTCGCTGAAGACAGGCTTGTCAGCGCTTTTAATACGAACTTGCCAGCGCCAGTCCCCTGAAGGGGCCGCGCCCTCAAGGGTTGTGGCAAGCTGTGCGGTTGGCAGCGTAAACTCACGGCTTAAACCCAGTGCTTCGCGCTCTGCGGGAACCCGCAAAATACGCTCGGGATCAATGCCCAGACGCGGAACAATATCACTGGCTTGTAACCAGACTCCGCCGGGTGTCAGCCCCGAGGGCTCCCCCTCAGCTGACCAGCCGGGAGCAGTCAGTTGCCACGATAGTTTGATATTACAACCTGGCTCAGGGCAGCCTGAGATTGGCAGGGACATATGGTCGTAACGTTGTTCAGCCGTTACTTCACGGCCATCCACTAAAGCGTTCACCAGGACAAATCCATTAGGCAATTCAAAATACAGGCCCTGTCCATCAACCTGAACTTGGAGCAATTGCCACTCAGCTTCCACTGTCTGATTATCCGGGTTGATACTGATTTTCAGATCACCGCCAGATACTTCAAACTCACTGGCTTTCGGCAACCAGTATGCTTCCCAGGCTGCATCTTCCCGCTTCAGTTGCTCCGGTGATTGATAACCTCCCTGCACTACCAACTTGTCTTCCAGTACAGTACCCAGTCCAAGAAGAAATAGAGCGGAACAAGCCACCAAGGCACCCTGAGGGGCTATAAGGCGAGAGCGAATCAGGGCAAAACCCCGAGACATGCGGCTATCCAATCCCCTTGGAACCCATAGAGCAGCCAGGCCGACCATCAATACGGCGAGCGCAACTTTGAATCCATCCAGGGCGAACAAATAACCGATCCAGGGTTCCCAACCACTGAGAGCCGACAGTTGGATATGTGCAGTAATACCCACTTCATAGGGAGGGTAATGCACCAGCTCCAACTCATGATTCAGTACCAAGATAAAGGTCACGAACATTGACATGGAGTAGGCAAAGCCCGCATGGCGGAATAGCGCATGCACCAGGAGCACCATCATCGACAACTCTAATAACGGCGCTGTCACTATCAACAACTGGTAGGTAAATGCCTGGCCTACATCGACAGAGGCCGGTGCAGAAAGAAGCACGGCAAAGATGCCCGATAACCCCGGTAGCAGTGCCAACAGCACCGTCATAGCAAATACCGTAAGGGCAACACCAAACAGGCGCAGATAGTCCGGCGCTGGGGTAGCAGCCAGCATATCCTCAAACCCTGGCACCTGATCCCTGCGGCATACCAAGCCAGTCAGCGCTGCGATCACAAATGCAATCACAAGAAAAATAACATCCTTGAGAAGCGGCAACAGCATTTCCAAACGCGGTGCCATAGGCCCTTCCGCATGCCAGATAATTTGGGTAAAAGAGCTGACGACCCCCATCACGACGAGTATCACCACACCAACCCACCAGGCCCGGCTACCCCATACATGGAGCAGCCTCCAACGGGCTTCCAGCATTAATTGACGCAGGCTACGGCCAAGCGATGCGCTATCCGGCTTCGATGGAGAGAGATCTACTACTTCACTGGCAGCTGTCTTTTTACTGGCTTTAGTGCGAGAAGATTTGGCTGCCCCTTCCAGAATCAGGGACTCCCTTCTCAGGTATTTCAAGCAGGCAGCTAAAGCAAGCAGCGGTAAGAGACACCAAAAAATCCGGTTTAATACCGAACCCAGGGTAAAGGGCAATAAAGAAGAGGATTTTTGCAAAGGTGTCCAGGAGGTAACTTCCGTATAAACGAAAGTAAACAGCGAAGGGTCCATTACCGCAGCCAACTGCGGATTAATGCTTGCACCCTGAAGCACGATCACAGCAAACATCCACAACATCATCAAAGCCGCAGCGAGCCCAAAGGGACCTGCCAGGCTTCGAGTGCGCAGTGTCATAATAAAATACAGAGCACCGATACCGACGCTGGCAGGGATCTGTAACCAGATCCATGCAAAGCCGAGGGCTTTCCAGGGGGCTGGGCCAATCGCCGCTTCAGGCAGTAAGCCCATCCAGACCAATACCGGCGAGAATAAAAAGCCCACCAGTGCCGATGCACTTAATATGGCTCCTATCACCGCTGCACCGATAAACCGCCCCCAAAGCATAACTTTCAAGGAATTCGGGGTTGTATAAATGACTTCGTGCAAACTGGCTTTGCGATCGCGCAGAATCGGTTGTGAGAATACCCAGGCCCAGGCAAAAAACTGGAAGAACATACACCCAGCACCCATCAGGTAAATGAGCGATGGCGAGTTCCGGGGGATATCCGTAGCCCCCATTTTTTGCATATAGTCTGCGTTTACCAAATTCAAAAGCAGGTAGATCACCAGCCCCCAAAAGGCCAATGCCACAATGCCGCTGCTAAAACCGGCCCTTATTTCCAGCTTTGCCTCATGGGCAATAAGCGCCAGCTTATTCATGCCGCCTCCCGCTGGTCTTTTACCTGCTCAATCGCCAGGTGATAAATATCTTCCAGACGCGGGGTATGGGCCGTAAAGCGCGGGTCTTCGGGTTTCTCACCGTGTACGATTACCTGGGTACCATCGGGCTTGGCAATATTGTGCAGGGATGCCGGTAACTGCTCACCGCGAGGAATCAGTGCTTGCCACATCTTGTCTTTATGGGGAGCAGTCACTTCCGGGGCTGTCCCCTCAACGACGATGCGCCCTGAGGCCAATATCGCCAGGCGCTGACACAGGTTTTCGATATCTTCAACGATATGGGTGGAGAGCAATACAATGGCATCCGCCGCGACATCCGCCAAAACACAGTGAAAGCGGTTGCGCTCAGCGGGGTCCAGGCCTGCTGTGGGTTCGTCGACAATAATTAGGCGCGGCTCACCGATAAGTGCAATGGCAATACCAAAGCGGCGCAACATGCCGCCGGAATAAGTTGATACAGCTCGATCGGCCACATCGGCCAAATTGACCTGCTCCAAAAGCCTGTCCACTTCGCGGCGCCTTGTACTCGTTTGGGTAAAACCTTTAAGCCAGGCAAAACGATCCAATAATGTCCGCGCGGTAATCCCGGGGTAAGCGCCAATATGTTGCGGTAAATAACCCAATTTACTGCGCATAAAATCCGGATTTGCCAGAACATCCACACCATCGAGAATAATCCGACCACTATCTGGTGTTTGCAGGGTTGCCAAAGTGCGCATCAAACTACTTTTCCCGGCACCATTAGGCCCGAGTAATCCATACATTCCGGGGCCAACTTCCAAATCAACACCGTTTAGCGCTTTCACCCCGTTTTTATAAGTCTTAAAGAGCCCTTCAACGATCAACCCTGATTGCTTTTGCATCTCTCCTCCTAACCCCGTTTATCAGTAAAAATTCCGTAATCACTTTTTGTGCTATTTGCGTATTCTTTTAGTCGCAAGCCTGGCTAACAATATCGGTAAGCGCCTGCACTGATACTGGCTCCGGTTCCCCGGGCTGGATTAATGCCGGCATACCGATACGCGCAGTTAAATCACTCCATGCCATCGACACACTCAATGCCCACTGGCCGCTTTGCCTGCGTCTTTCAGGTTGCGCGATATCGGCGCACAGGGAATGCAGAGCCTGAATCACGGCCTCAGGCCAGGTGAGGGCAAAAATATCGTGATAACTGCGCATGTCCGAATCACCCAGGGTTACCATGCTGGGCACCGCCAATCGCTCGGTACCCTCACCGCTCAGTATCAGCCTGCCTGTTTGATCCCGTGGTGAATGCAGCCTTGGATTCCACAGCACGGGGCCGTGGGTATCGGCCAGAGTTAGAACACCCCCCTCACTACCTATGGCAAGTCGATGCAGTAACAGGGAGTGATTGTCCGGGTCCTGTGGGTGCACCTGATTTTGTATGCGCAACGTCAAGGGCACTCCGCCAAGAGTGGCCGATAAACTTTGAAAAGGGTGTCCTTCAGCGTGCTCCGGCTCACTAAAAGACCAGGGGCGAAGGCCACCTACCGCGCGGCCAATTACATCCAGCAGCGGATAGGCCATCTGGCTGTTGCAGATAGCATCGACCATTTCCAGGCGCTGGTGCCAACGTAAATATTCGGCCGCTGCCAAAAATTGCCTGGTGGGACGCAAATTTGGATATAGCGTATTAACCGCGTAAGCCGCATTTCCCTGCTTTGCCGCCAGCAGGTTTGCAGTAATTTCCTTGGTGTGGACCGGGTGCTCCTGCAATACATGAATACCGCGCTTGAGTAGCGATTGGGCCAATTCAGAACCCTCGCCCCCCGTTGCCCCTGAACGAACAACAACACAGACTATGTCGATGTCATCGGGAATTTGCTCAGCCTCGGTATAAAGCGGCACCCCATATTGTTCGGCACAACTTCTGGAATAATCACTACCCCGAGCCAATAAACCGGCCAATTCAAAATAATCCCGACCGGGTAATCTGGAGGAAGTCAGGGCTTCGAGATAAATACGGCCAAAGCCTGTCCCTGCAACGACAACTCGTTTGCGCTTATCAACTCCCATAGGACGAATCTCCCTGATGGCTGCCCATGGACTGAGCCCATTCCTGCAACTGGGCGTTGTCTACCTCACCGTCAATCGTCAAAGGCAACTGGTCCAAAACCTCGATACAAATATCTGAATCAAAATGATCGATATATTCGGCCAGGCAATCCGCAGTCAGACGCATTTGATTTTGTTTGGCTCTACAGGCAAAGAAGCGATGTCCTTGCCTGGATAGGGGGTGTTCAGATACTGGCAAATCCATAGCCAACTCTAATCCGGCAGCCTCCAGGGCATTGTGCCACTGGGAAAGTGACAGAAATGTTGCACCGGAATCCGTACGTTCGTCGACGGCATCAACCAACATAAATGCCTGTGAAGCCATTACCCAGAACTCCTCACTGGTTGGCTCGGTCATAATGAACCAACCTCCCGGGCGCAATAACTCAGCCACTCTTCGCAGTGAGGCATCTGTGTTATGAGCGGCATTAAAAACACCACCAGCAATAATTACGTCGAAGCTATTTGGAGAAAATCCCTGTCTCCGCAGCGGACGATCAATATCAAACAAACCACGGCGCAACCAGGGGCGTTGCTTCTGATCACCATGTCGTGCGAAAAAGCTGTCGAGAAAAGCCGCAGAGATATCCGTGAACTGATAATCAAACTGGGTATGACCACTGGCACCGTCCAACACGGGCAAGAGGGCCAGGGTTGTCGCACCGGTGCCTGCACCAACCTCTAAAATTTTCAGGGGCTGTGGCTGCCCTTCCCAGTTATTTAAAATGGACTTCAATAAAGCACTGACTGCACGCTGTTGGTACCTGGCAGCTATACCCTCCCGGTAAAGCGCACTCGCCAACTCAGTGCTGCCACGGGGGAACAGCAGGTGCACAGCCTGGACTTTGCCTAGAATCAAATCTGGTAATTGCTCCGCATTAGCGCGGGCATAATCGATCGTTTTGCTAGCTCCAGAGAGTGCTCGCCAATCCTGTTCCAGTTGGTCCCAGGCCTGGGCAAGAGCGGTATCACTGTAGC comes from the Microbulbifer sp. MI-G genome and includes:
- a CDS encoding ABC transporter permease, with the translated sequence MNKLALIAHEAKLEIRAGFSSGIVALAFWGLVIYLLLNLVNADYMQKMGATDIPRNSPSLIYLMGAGCMFFQFFAWAWVFSQPILRDRKASLHEVIYTTPNSLKVMLWGRFIGAAVIGAILSASALVGFLFSPVLVWMGLLPEAAIGPAPWKALGFAWIWLQIPASVGIGALYFIMTLRTRSLAGPFGLAAALMMLWMFAVIVLQGASINPQLAAVMDPSLFTFVYTEVTSWTPLQKSSSLLPFTLGSVLNRIFWCLLPLLALAACLKYLRRESLILEGAAKSSRTKASKKTAASEVVDLSPSKPDSASLGRSLRQLMLEARWRLLHVWGSRAWWVGVVILVVMGVVSSFTQIIWHAEGPMAPRLEMLLPLLKDVIFLVIAFVIAALTGLVCRRDQVPGFEDMLAATPAPDYLRLFGVALTVFAMTVLLALLPGLSGIFAVLLSAPASVDVGQAFTYQLLIVTAPLLELSMMVLLVHALFRHAGFAYSMSMFVTFILVLNHELELVHYPPYEVGITAHIQLSALSGWEPWIGYLFALDGFKVALAVLMVGLAALWVPRGLDSRMSRGFALIRSRLIAPQGALVACSALFLLGLGTVLEDKLVVQGGYQSPEQLKREDAAWEAYWLPKASEFEVSGGDLKISINPDNQTVEAEWQLLQVQVDGQGLYFELPNGFVLVNALVDGREVTAEQRYDHMSLPISGCPEPGCNIKLSWQLTAPGWSAEGEPSGLTPGGVWLQASDIVPRLGIDPERILRVPAEREALGLSREFTLPTAQLATTLEGAAPSGDWRWQVRIKSADKPVFSEHGSTTGPLDFVIQWAPDTELAVFDGFEIAHDSSRSTMVPAIAKDVGQMQACVNERLGTDIEIKRIAQWPRGLGETRASGTLLQLSEGPHWDIADEGTGRWLRRVDIARALARQHLVARSDLRRIASSAWLSDGVSGAIGLLCVAEIDGIEVLDDVLVRYSDKTTRDLAGSEIPVERLSTAPISGWARYYAPVAALDWTLHQTPESLSAILDDIQQQKNIESVLNAYVGVTRTQNMLGAPLSSALTVEYLETGQIRLDGQRWRWEKGGWQPVTETASYRLLTDINELDAEVINENMLIDRLPSKQVLALDVWPSYQRDPAQNLLGRTKVPAK
- a CDS encoding ABC transporter ATP-binding protein, producing the protein MQKQSGLIVEGLFKTYKNGVKALNGVDLEVGPGMYGLLGPNGAGKSSLMRTLATLQTPDSGRIILDGVDVLANPDFMRSKLGYLPQHIGAYPGITARTLLDRFAWLKGFTQTSTRRREVDRLLEQVNLADVADRAVSTYSGGMLRRFGIAIALIGEPRLIIVDEPTAGLDPAERNRFHCVLADVAADAIVLLSTHIVEDIENLCQRLAILASGRIVVEGTAPEVTAPHKDKMWQALIPRGEQLPASLHNIAKPDGTQVIVHGEKPEDPRFTAHTPRLEDIYHLAIEQVKDQREAA
- a CDS encoding Gfo/Idh/MocA family oxidoreductase; amino-acid sequence: MGVDKRKRVVVAGTGFGRIYLEALTSSRLPGRDYFELAGLLARGSDYSRSCAEQYGVPLYTEAEQIPDDIDIVCVVVRSGATGGEGSELAQSLLKRGIHVLQEHPVHTKEITANLLAAKQGNAAYAVNTLYPNLRPTRQFLAAAEYLRWHQRLEMVDAICNSQMAYPLLDVIGRAVGGLRPWSFSEPEHAEGHPFQSLSATLGGVPLTLRIQNQVHPQDPDNHSLLLHRLAIGSEGGVLTLADTHGPVLWNPRLHSPRDQTGRLILSGEGTERLAVPSMVTLGDSDMRSYHDIFALTWPEAVIQALHSLCADIAQPERRRQSGQWALSVSMAWSDLTARIGMPALIQPGEPEPVSVQALTDIVSQACD